From one Anabas testudineus chromosome 18, fAnaTes1.2, whole genome shotgun sequence genomic stretch:
- the LOC113157827 gene encoding uncharacterized protein LOC113157827, whose product MVRAFCLEFCNVKLVFLLLCSVTGLLQMDQRRDAEDDQELNKAILEMLHINKVSASHQAKPHPYMKKVYQHLDSLEAQDFGRSDGTLVQSFRSVAGAHQAPPGWIWFNVSNSNPSMMGAELVLFRKTLHSSPLSVNVTLHSVTASQQGALKESPALEERQLSLDQRPSSGYDVFDVSAVLDVKPLEVVGFHLRYTDETGSLVLHDALTQSLYCLNRGSLSEPLLVLYQAQPLHI is encoded by the exons ATGGTTCGAGCATTCTGTCTGGAATTTTGTAATGTAAAGCTGGTCTTCCTCCTGCTGTGCTCTGTCACAGGCTTGCTGCAGATGGACCAGCGCAGAGATGCAGAAGACGACCAGGAGCTCAACAAAGCTATTTTGGAAATGCTTCACATCAATAAAGTGTCTGCGAGTCATCAGGCCAAACCACATCCCTACATGAAGAAGGTCTATCAGCATCTGGACTCACTCGAGGCACAAGACTTTGGGCGATCGGACGGAACGCTGGTGCAGAGTTTTCGGAGTGTTGCTG GTGCACATCAGGCTCCTCCAGGCTGGATCTGGTTCAATGTCAGCAACTCGAACCCCTCCATGATGGGTGCAGAACTGGTTCTGTTCAGAAAAACCCTCCACTCAAGTCCCCTCAGTGTGAACGTCACCTTGCACAGTGTCACAGCTTCACAGCAGGGAGCTCTAAAGGAGAGTCCAGCTCTGGAAGAGAGACAGCTGAGCCTGGACCAGCGACCCTCATCTGGATATGATGTGTTTGATGTGTCAGCTGTTCTTGATGTGAAGCCTCTGGAGGTGGTGGGCTTTCACCTGCGTTATACAGACGAGACTGGGAGTCTGGTCCTTCATGATGCTCTAACACAGAGTCTGTACTGTCTGAACAGAGGTTCTCTAAGCGAACCATTACTGGTGCTTTACCAGGCACAGCCGCTCCACATCTAA